In Primulina huaijiensis isolate GDHJ02 chromosome 6, ASM1229523v2, whole genome shotgun sequence, a single window of DNA contains:
- the LOC140978024 gene encoding scarecrow-like protein 22 isoform X1, with translation MMIEMQYNYNNLQAEGAGGGFASSTFEANFKKDGTFTKIEPISVLDTRSPSPSTSTSTFPSFNNATQAGIMSANKHSIVTSVTSCGGGGGEEGYFIDPQSVHDGGLELGGHSRSEKFNLGVEEKGNLSESAACQSEILKLFLVAGNQSEFQCYTGFGDMDTSPEFTGLSGSTVMGNDFSTYNNPLLSLSESGFLFNDNKDLFGLDSSCVLSHNNGNTSACLASGALFEHETLEDKAVIFNPQAGLNPSLIQNAANLSMTNFNPSIFGTQQEQQHRIQSCQNHPNVGIVNSKLCSQNRSVQFVDSGLELLMMKQLQLPQILQPLEDLKMKPLLVPKHETVDSCLGQMSTIPNEQQQVVCDLLYKAAESMMAGNFSIAQGILARLNQLLSPIAEPFLRSAFYVKEALQSVLVPNHIAAVPPRIPTPLDGMFKMGAYKVFSEVSPVIQFTNFSANQAFLEALDDAKQMHIIDFDIGFGAHWSSFLQELPRKNGGATSLKITAFVSPCTYHAIEISLMHENLAHFANDLGIKFELDVVNIDSFDPNSGSVPLFRASESEVIAVNFPIWSFTSCLPSLPSYICLIKKLSPKIIVSLDPGFERIDLPFSHHILHTLRYYEALLGSVDAASMASDAANKIEKFLFQPRIENTVLGRLFYPDIMPPWRNLFTTAGFLPAPISNFSEAQAECVLNRTQVRGFHVERRQASLVLCWQQCELISVSVWTC, from the exons ATG ATGATAGAAATGCAGTATAATTACAACAATTTACAAGCTGAAGGTGCTGGTGGCGGTTTTGCTTCTTCGACTTTTGAAGCAAATTTCAAGAAAGATGGAACCTTTACGAAGATCGAGCCAATTTCTGTGCTGGACACCAGGAGTCCAAGCCCCTCCACCTCCACATCTACTTTCCCTTCATTCAATAACGCCACCCAAGCAGGAATTATGTCTGCAAATAAGCATTCAATAGTAACCTCCGTAACCTCCTGCGGCGGCGGTGGTGGAGAAGAGGGATATTTTATTGACCCACAGTCCGTTCATGATGGTGGCCTGGAGCTTGGCGGCCATTCGCGCTCTGAAAAATTCAAtcttggagttgaagaaaagGGGAACTTGTCTGAATCTGCTGCCTGTCAAAGTGAGATTTTGAAGCTGTTTTTGGTAGCAGGAAATCAAAGTGAGTTTCAATGCTATACGGGTTTTGGAGACATGGATACGAGTCCTGAATTTACTGGTCTCTCTGGTTCCACAGTTATGGGTAATGATTTCTCTACCTATAATAATCCTCTTTTGAGCCTCTCTGAATCTGGGTTTTTATTTAATGACAATAAGGATTTATTTGGTTTGGATTCAAGTTGTGTGCTTAGCCATAACAATGGCAACACTTCGGCATGTTTGGCTTCTGGTGCACTATTTGAACATGAGACTTTAGAGGACAAAGCTGTGATTTTTAATCCACAAGCAGGTTTAAATCCATCACTGATTCAAAATGCAGCAAATTTGAGCATGACCAATTTTAACCCATCAATTTTTGGTACTCAACAAGAGCAGCAACACAGGATACAGTCATGCCAAAATCATCCGAATGTGGGCATCGTTAACTCAAAGTTATGTTCTCAGAACCGCAGTGTTCAATTTGTGGATTCTGGCCTTGAACTGTTGATGATGAAACAGCTACAGTTACCTCAGATTCTGCAACCTTTGGAAGACCTTAAGATGAAGCCATTATTGGTGCCCAAACACGAGACTGTAGATAGTTGCTTGGGGCAAATGAGTACAATTCCAAATGAGCAGCAACAGGTTGTATGTGACCTTCTCTACAAGGCGGCTGAGTCCATGATGGCTGGTAATTTCTCTATCGCGCAGGGGATATTGGCGCGGCTCAATCAATTACTCTCTCCAATTGCAGAACCATTTCTAAGATCTGCTTTTTATGTGAAAGAGGCTTTGCAGTCGGTGTTGGTGCCCAACCATATCGCTGCCGTACCTCCAAGAATTCCAACACCATTGGATGGTATGTTCAAGATGGGTGCTTATAAGGTGTTCTCTGAAGTTTCTCCAGTTATCCAATTCACGAATTTTTCTGCTAACCAGGCATTTCTCGAAGCCCTTGATGATGCAAAACAAATGCATATAATAGATTTTGATATTGGTTTTGGTGCTCATTGGTCTTCTTTCTTGCAAGAGCTTCCAAGAAAAAATGGTGGGGCGACTTCTTTGAAGATAACTGCCTTTGTTTCTCCATGTACTTACCATGCAATTGAGATTAGCCTTATGCACGAAAACTTAGCACATTTTGCTAATGACCTTGGAATTAAATTTGAGCTTGACGTGGTGAATATTGATTCTTTTGATCCAAATTCTGGCTCTGTGCCGTTGTTTAGGGCATCAGAGAGTGAGGTCATTGCTGTGAATTTCCCCATATGGTCCTTCACAAGTTGTCTCCCTTCACTCCCTTCATATATTTGTCTTATAAAGAAGCTTTCGCCAAAAATCATAGTCTCACTGGACCCTGGATTTGAGCGAATCGACCTCCCTTTCTCGCATCATATTCTTCACACTCTTCGGTACTATGAAGCTTTACTTGGCTCGGTTGATGCTGCTAGCATGGCTTCTGATGCTGCGAACAAAATTGAGAAGTTCCTTTTCCAACCTAGGATTGAAAACACAGTTTTGGGCCGCCTTTTCTACCCCGACATAATGCCACCATGGAGAAACCTATTTACTACTGCTGGCTTCTTGCCTGCACCAATTAGTAACTTCTCTGAAGCTCAGGCTGAATGTGTACTGAACAGAACTCAAGTTAGGGGATTTCATGTAGAGAGGCGGCAGGCATCGCTTGTGCTATGCTGGCAACAATGCGAGCTTATATCAGTTTCGGTTTGGACTTGTTGA
- the LOC140978024 gene encoding scarecrow-like protein 22 isoform X2: MIEMQYNYNNLQAEGAGGGFASSTFEANFKKDGTFTKIEPISVLDTRSPSPSTSTSTFPSFNNATQAGIMSANKHSIVTSVTSCGGGGGEEGYFIDPQSVHDGGLELGGHSRSEKFNLGVEEKGNLSESAACQSEILKLFLVAGNQSEFQCYTGFGDMDTSPEFTGLSGSTVMGNDFSTYNNPLLSLSESGFLFNDNKDLFGLDSSCVLSHNNGNTSACLASGALFEHETLEDKAVIFNPQAGLNPSLIQNAANLSMTNFNPSIFGTQQEQQHRIQSCQNHPNVGIVNSKLCSQNRSVQFVDSGLELLMMKQLQLPQILQPLEDLKMKPLLVPKHETVDSCLGQMSTIPNEQQQVVCDLLYKAAESMMAGNFSIAQGILARLNQLLSPIAEPFLRSAFYVKEALQSVLVPNHIAAVPPRIPTPLDGMFKMGAYKVFSEVSPVIQFTNFSANQAFLEALDDAKQMHIIDFDIGFGAHWSSFLQELPRKNGGATSLKITAFVSPCTYHAIEISLMHENLAHFANDLGIKFELDVVNIDSFDPNSGSVPLFRASESEVIAVNFPIWSFTSCLPSLPSYICLIKKLSPKIIVSLDPGFERIDLPFSHHILHTLRYYEALLGSVDAASMASDAANKIEKFLFQPRIENTVLGRLFYPDIMPPWRNLFTTAGFLPAPISNFSEAQAECVLNRTQVRGFHVERRQASLVLCWQQCELISVSVWTC; the protein is encoded by the coding sequence ATGATAGAAATGCAGTATAATTACAACAATTTACAAGCTGAAGGTGCTGGTGGCGGTTTTGCTTCTTCGACTTTTGAAGCAAATTTCAAGAAAGATGGAACCTTTACGAAGATCGAGCCAATTTCTGTGCTGGACACCAGGAGTCCAAGCCCCTCCACCTCCACATCTACTTTCCCTTCATTCAATAACGCCACCCAAGCAGGAATTATGTCTGCAAATAAGCATTCAATAGTAACCTCCGTAACCTCCTGCGGCGGCGGTGGTGGAGAAGAGGGATATTTTATTGACCCACAGTCCGTTCATGATGGTGGCCTGGAGCTTGGCGGCCATTCGCGCTCTGAAAAATTCAAtcttggagttgaagaaaagGGGAACTTGTCTGAATCTGCTGCCTGTCAAAGTGAGATTTTGAAGCTGTTTTTGGTAGCAGGAAATCAAAGTGAGTTTCAATGCTATACGGGTTTTGGAGACATGGATACGAGTCCTGAATTTACTGGTCTCTCTGGTTCCACAGTTATGGGTAATGATTTCTCTACCTATAATAATCCTCTTTTGAGCCTCTCTGAATCTGGGTTTTTATTTAATGACAATAAGGATTTATTTGGTTTGGATTCAAGTTGTGTGCTTAGCCATAACAATGGCAACACTTCGGCATGTTTGGCTTCTGGTGCACTATTTGAACATGAGACTTTAGAGGACAAAGCTGTGATTTTTAATCCACAAGCAGGTTTAAATCCATCACTGATTCAAAATGCAGCAAATTTGAGCATGACCAATTTTAACCCATCAATTTTTGGTACTCAACAAGAGCAGCAACACAGGATACAGTCATGCCAAAATCATCCGAATGTGGGCATCGTTAACTCAAAGTTATGTTCTCAGAACCGCAGTGTTCAATTTGTGGATTCTGGCCTTGAACTGTTGATGATGAAACAGCTACAGTTACCTCAGATTCTGCAACCTTTGGAAGACCTTAAGATGAAGCCATTATTGGTGCCCAAACACGAGACTGTAGATAGTTGCTTGGGGCAAATGAGTACAATTCCAAATGAGCAGCAACAGGTTGTATGTGACCTTCTCTACAAGGCGGCTGAGTCCATGATGGCTGGTAATTTCTCTATCGCGCAGGGGATATTGGCGCGGCTCAATCAATTACTCTCTCCAATTGCAGAACCATTTCTAAGATCTGCTTTTTATGTGAAAGAGGCTTTGCAGTCGGTGTTGGTGCCCAACCATATCGCTGCCGTACCTCCAAGAATTCCAACACCATTGGATGGTATGTTCAAGATGGGTGCTTATAAGGTGTTCTCTGAAGTTTCTCCAGTTATCCAATTCACGAATTTTTCTGCTAACCAGGCATTTCTCGAAGCCCTTGATGATGCAAAACAAATGCATATAATAGATTTTGATATTGGTTTTGGTGCTCATTGGTCTTCTTTCTTGCAAGAGCTTCCAAGAAAAAATGGTGGGGCGACTTCTTTGAAGATAACTGCCTTTGTTTCTCCATGTACTTACCATGCAATTGAGATTAGCCTTATGCACGAAAACTTAGCACATTTTGCTAATGACCTTGGAATTAAATTTGAGCTTGACGTGGTGAATATTGATTCTTTTGATCCAAATTCTGGCTCTGTGCCGTTGTTTAGGGCATCAGAGAGTGAGGTCATTGCTGTGAATTTCCCCATATGGTCCTTCACAAGTTGTCTCCCTTCACTCCCTTCATATATTTGTCTTATAAAGAAGCTTTCGCCAAAAATCATAGTCTCACTGGACCCTGGATTTGAGCGAATCGACCTCCCTTTCTCGCATCATATTCTTCACACTCTTCGGTACTATGAAGCTTTACTTGGCTCGGTTGATGCTGCTAGCATGGCTTCTGATGCTGCGAACAAAATTGAGAAGTTCCTTTTCCAACCTAGGATTGAAAACACAGTTTTGGGCCGCCTTTTCTACCCCGACATAATGCCACCATGGAGAAACCTATTTACTACTGCTGGCTTCTTGCCTGCACCAATTAGTAACTTCTCTGAAGCTCAGGCTGAATGTGTACTGAACAGAACTCAAGTTAGGGGATTTCATGTAGAGAGGCGGCAGGCATCGCTTGTGCTATGCTGGCAACAATGCGAGCTTATATCAGTTTCGGTTTGGACTTGTTGA
- the LOC140978024 gene encoding scarecrow-like protein 6 isoform X3, translating to MMIEMQYNYNNLQAEGAGGGFASSTFEANFKKDGTFTKIEPISVLDTRSPSPSTSTSTFPSFNNATQAGIMSANKHSIVTSVTSCGGGGGEEGYFIDPQSVHDGGLELGGHSRSEKFNLGVEEKGNLSESAACQSEILKLFLVAGNQSEFQCYTGFGDMDTSPEFTGLSGSTVMGLNPSLIQNAANLSMTNFNPSIFGTQQEQQHRIQSCQNHPNVGIVNSKLCSQNRSVQFVDSGLELLMMKQLQLPQILQPLEDLKMKPLLVPKHETVDSCLGQMSTIPNEQQQVVCDLLYKAAESMMAGNFSIAQGILARLNQLLSPIAEPFLRSAFYVKEALQSVLVPNHIAAVPPRIPTPLDGMFKMGAYKVFSEVSPVIQFTNFSANQAFLEALDDAKQMHIIDFDIGFGAHWSSFLQELPRKNGGATSLKITAFVSPCTYHAIEISLMHENLAHFANDLGIKFELDVVNIDSFDPNSGSVPLFRASESEVIAVNFPIWSFTSCLPSLPSYICLIKKLSPKIIVSLDPGFERIDLPFSHHILHTLRYYEALLGSVDAASMASDAANKIEKFLFQPRIENTVLGRLFYPDIMPPWRNLFTTAGFLPAPISNFSEAQAECVLNRTQVRGFHVERRQASLVLCWQQCELISVSVWTC from the exons ATG ATGATAGAAATGCAGTATAATTACAACAATTTACAAGCTGAAGGTGCTGGTGGCGGTTTTGCTTCTTCGACTTTTGAAGCAAATTTCAAGAAAGATGGAACCTTTACGAAGATCGAGCCAATTTCTGTGCTGGACACCAGGAGTCCAAGCCCCTCCACCTCCACATCTACTTTCCCTTCATTCAATAACGCCACCCAAGCAGGAATTATGTCTGCAAATAAGCATTCAATAGTAACCTCCGTAACCTCCTGCGGCGGCGGTGGTGGAGAAGAGGGATATTTTATTGACCCACAGTCCGTTCATGATGGTGGCCTGGAGCTTGGCGGCCATTCGCGCTCTGAAAAATTCAAtcttggagttgaagaaaagGGGAACTTGTCTGAATCTGCTGCCTGTCAAAGTGAGATTTTGAAGCTGTTTTTGGTAGCAGGAAATCAAAGTGAGTTTCAATGCTATACGGGTTTTGGAGACATGGATACGAGTCCTGAATTTACTGGTCTCTCTGGTTCCACAGTTATGG GTTTAAATCCATCACTGATTCAAAATGCAGCAAATTTGAGCATGACCAATTTTAACCCATCAATTTTTGGTACTCAACAAGAGCAGCAACACAGGATACAGTCATGCCAAAATCATCCGAATGTGGGCATCGTTAACTCAAAGTTATGTTCTCAGAACCGCAGTGTTCAATTTGTGGATTCTGGCCTTGAACTGTTGATGATGAAACAGCTACAGTTACCTCAGATTCTGCAACCTTTGGAAGACCTTAAGATGAAGCCATTATTGGTGCCCAAACACGAGACTGTAGATAGTTGCTTGGGGCAAATGAGTACAATTCCAAATGAGCAGCAACAGGTTGTATGTGACCTTCTCTACAAGGCGGCTGAGTCCATGATGGCTGGTAATTTCTCTATCGCGCAGGGGATATTGGCGCGGCTCAATCAATTACTCTCTCCAATTGCAGAACCATTTCTAAGATCTGCTTTTTATGTGAAAGAGGCTTTGCAGTCGGTGTTGGTGCCCAACCATATCGCTGCCGTACCTCCAAGAATTCCAACACCATTGGATGGTATGTTCAAGATGGGTGCTTATAAGGTGTTCTCTGAAGTTTCTCCAGTTATCCAATTCACGAATTTTTCTGCTAACCAGGCATTTCTCGAAGCCCTTGATGATGCAAAACAAATGCATATAATAGATTTTGATATTGGTTTTGGTGCTCATTGGTCTTCTTTCTTGCAAGAGCTTCCAAGAAAAAATGGTGGGGCGACTTCTTTGAAGATAACTGCCTTTGTTTCTCCATGTACTTACCATGCAATTGAGATTAGCCTTATGCACGAAAACTTAGCACATTTTGCTAATGACCTTGGAATTAAATTTGAGCTTGACGTGGTGAATATTGATTCTTTTGATCCAAATTCTGGCTCTGTGCCGTTGTTTAGGGCATCAGAGAGTGAGGTCATTGCTGTGAATTTCCCCATATGGTCCTTCACAAGTTGTCTCCCTTCACTCCCTTCATATATTTGTCTTATAAAGAAGCTTTCGCCAAAAATCATAGTCTCACTGGACCCTGGATTTGAGCGAATCGACCTCCCTTTCTCGCATCATATTCTTCACACTCTTCGGTACTATGAAGCTTTACTTGGCTCGGTTGATGCTGCTAGCATGGCTTCTGATGCTGCGAACAAAATTGAGAAGTTCCTTTTCCAACCTAGGATTGAAAACACAGTTTTGGGCCGCCTTTTCTACCCCGACATAATGCCACCATGGAGAAACCTATTTACTACTGCTGGCTTCTTGCCTGCACCAATTAGTAACTTCTCTGAAGCTCAGGCTGAATGTGTACTGAACAGAACTCAAGTTAGGGGATTTCATGTAGAGAGGCGGCAGGCATCGCTTGTGCTATGCTGGCAACAATGCGAGCTTATATCAGTTTCGGTTTGGACTTGTTGA